In Arthrobacter sp. StoSoilB5, one genomic interval encodes:
- a CDS encoding CoA-acylating methylmalonate-semialdehyde dehydrogenase gives MSTTTTLTTINHFINGAETSGEGDRTQPVYNPATGQVTAELRLANEADLDATVAAAKRAAESWGDISLAKRTAVLFKFRELVAAHVDELAELITAEHGKVLSDAKGEIGRGLEVIEFACGIPQLLKGDYSDQVSTGIDVFSFREPLGVVAGITPFNFPVMVPLWMAPMAIATGNAFILKPSERDPSAPMLLAKLWKQAGLPDGVFQVLHGGKETVDGLLTHPDVDGISFVGSTPIAQYVHETATRHGKRVQALGGAKNHAIVMPDADLDNAADHLAAAAFGSAGERCMAISVAVAVGDAAELIVKKVQERALAVKVANGTEPDAEMGPVITPASKERILRIVTEAETAGAAMVVDGRDLVVPGHEDGFWVGPTVIDHVGTEMSAYTEEIFGPVLVVVRVADLEEGIALINANPYGNGTAIFTSNGAAARKFQRSVTVGMVGINVPLPVPVAYHSFGGWKNSLFGDKHIYGPEGVSFYTRGKVITSRWPEPTHASGASYNFPSN, from the coding sequence ATGTCGACGACGACCACTCTGACCACAATTAACCACTTCATCAACGGCGCCGAAACGTCCGGTGAAGGTGACCGGACCCAGCCCGTCTACAACCCCGCAACCGGGCAGGTCACGGCTGAGCTGCGCCTGGCCAACGAAGCCGATCTGGACGCCACGGTCGCGGCGGCGAAGAGGGCCGCGGAGTCCTGGGGTGACATTTCCCTGGCCAAGCGCACCGCGGTGCTGTTCAAGTTCCGCGAACTCGTCGCCGCGCACGTGGACGAACTCGCCGAGCTGATCACGGCCGAGCACGGCAAGGTCCTCTCGGACGCGAAGGGCGAGATCGGCCGCGGCCTGGAAGTCATCGAGTTCGCCTGCGGCATCCCGCAGCTGCTCAAGGGCGACTATTCGGACCAGGTCTCCACCGGTATCGATGTCTTCTCCTTCCGCGAACCCCTGGGCGTCGTCGCCGGCATCACGCCGTTCAACTTCCCTGTCATGGTGCCGCTGTGGATGGCCCCGATGGCGATCGCCACCGGAAACGCGTTCATCCTCAAGCCCTCCGAACGGGACCCGTCCGCGCCGATGCTGCTGGCCAAGCTGTGGAAGCAGGCCGGCCTGCCCGATGGTGTGTTCCAGGTCCTGCACGGCGGCAAGGAAACCGTTGACGGGCTCCTGACCCACCCGGACGTGGACGGCATTAGTTTTGTTGGGTCCACCCCGATCGCCCAGTACGTCCACGAGACCGCCACCCGGCACGGCAAAAGGGTCCAGGCCCTGGGCGGGGCGAAGAACCACGCGATCGTGATGCCCGACGCCGACCTGGACAACGCCGCGGACCACCTCGCGGCCGCCGCGTTCGGTTCCGCCGGGGAACGCTGCATGGCCATCTCCGTCGCCGTCGCCGTCGGGGACGCCGCGGAGTTGATCGTGAAAAAAGTTCAAGAACGCGCCCTGGCCGTGAAAGTCGCCAACGGCACCGAACCCGACGCCGAAATGGGCCCGGTCATCACCCCGGCCTCCAAGGAACGCATCCTGCGGATCGTTACCGAAGCCGAAACCGCCGGCGCGGCCATGGTCGTGGACGGCCGCGATCTCGTGGTCCCCGGCCACGAAGACGGGTTCTGGGTCGGCCCCACCGTGATCGACCACGTGGGCACCGAAATGAGCGCCTACACCGAGGAAATCTTCGGCCCCGTCCTGGTCGTGGTCCGCGTCGCCGACCTCGAAGAAGGCATCGCGCTGATCAACGCCAACCCCTACGGCAACGGCACCGCGATCTTCACCTCCAACGGCGCCGCAGCAAGGAAGTTCCAGCGCTCCGTGACCGTGGGCATGGTGGGCATTAACGTGCCCCTGCCCGTCCCGGTCGCCTACCACTCCTTCGGCGGCTGGAAGAACTCCCTCTTCGGCGACAAACACATCTACGGCCCCGAAGGCGTCTCCTTCTACACCCGCGGCAAAGTCATCACCTCCCGCTGGCCAGAACCCACCCACGCCTCCGGCGCCTCCTACAACTTCCCCTCCAACTAA
- the iolB gene encoding 5-deoxy-glucuronate isomerase: MANWVYPLGTATDGKWDVSLGTSDSTLAVDGWAHTGLKVATLAAGAAVELPAAAEERIVVPLSGSFTVTVDDGGYSLAGRQSVFHGPSDVLYTGIDKTVTISSNDGGRVAVATAPAKAEYPTRLITAAETPVELRGAGNCSRQVHNFGTPAALEADRFIVCEVITPAGNWSSYPPHKHDEEKEGETHLEEIYYFETRVAPDSPAPADSDAIGYARVYASDDRPIDVSAEVRTGDVVLVPYGWHGPAMAAPGYDLYYLNVMAGPGRVRDWLISDDPHHGWIRQTWEGQDIDPRLPFGA, from the coding sequence ATGGCCAATTGGGTCTACCCACTGGGAACTGCAACGGACGGCAAATGGGACGTATCGCTCGGAACCTCCGATTCCACCCTGGCCGTTGATGGCTGGGCCCATACGGGACTGAAGGTTGCGACGCTCGCTGCGGGTGCCGCCGTCGAACTTCCTGCCGCTGCCGAAGAGCGCATCGTGGTGCCGCTGAGCGGCTCCTTCACCGTCACGGTCGACGACGGCGGGTACAGCCTCGCGGGCCGGCAGTCGGTTTTCCACGGGCCCAGTGACGTCCTGTACACGGGTATCGATAAAACGGTCACCATCAGCTCGAACGACGGCGGCCGGGTTGCAGTTGCGACCGCACCTGCCAAGGCTGAGTACCCCACGCGCCTGATCACGGCGGCCGAGACCCCCGTAGAGCTGCGAGGCGCAGGCAACTGCTCCCGTCAGGTACACAATTTCGGCACACCGGCGGCGCTTGAGGCTGACCGCTTCATCGTTTGCGAAGTCATCACTCCTGCCGGCAACTGGTCCTCCTACCCTCCCCACAAGCACGATGAGGAGAAGGAAGGCGAGACGCACCTCGAGGAGATCTACTACTTCGAAACACGCGTCGCTCCTGACTCCCCGGCCCCCGCGGACTCAGACGCAATCGGCTACGCCCGCGTCTACGCCTCCGACGACCGGCCCATCGACGTCTCCGCAGAAGTCCGCACCGGCGATGTAGTCCTGGTTCCCTACGGCTGGCACGGACCAGCCATGGCAGCCCCGGGCTACGACCTCTACTACCTCAACGTCATGGCTGGCCCCGGCCGGGTTCGTGACTGGCTCATCAGCGACGACCCCCACCACGGCTGGATCCGCCAGACATGGGAAGGCCAGGACATCGACCCCCGGCTCCCGTTCGGCGCGTAA
- a CDS encoding GntR family transcriptional regulator produces the protein MANQLSLSIDRSSPVPLYHQVVQGIEAAIHSGVLEPGSRLDNEIDLAAQLNLSRPTMRKAMDELVRSGLLVRKRGVGTQVVSSQVRRPLELSSLYDDLSNNGKKPTTDVLSFSHVEADAATLTALQLPPGSKVYHFTRLRKVGGKPLALMENWVRDDITSMDEAQLASEGLYAILRRGGVNFRLASQRIGAMIANDYQAPLLEAEVGSALVTMERTAVDDTGRMVETGHHVYRADSYSFEMTLVQR, from the coding sequence GTGGCGAACCAACTCAGCCTCAGCATCGACCGTTCGTCCCCGGTGCCGCTCTATCACCAAGTGGTCCAGGGGATCGAAGCTGCCATCCATAGCGGCGTTCTGGAACCGGGCAGCCGCTTGGACAACGAAATCGACCTTGCCGCACAGCTCAACCTGTCCCGCCCCACCATGCGAAAGGCAATGGACGAGCTGGTCCGCTCCGGCCTCCTTGTCCGTAAACGTGGCGTTGGCACACAGGTTGTTTCCAGCCAGGTGCGGCGGCCCCTGGAGCTCTCCAGCCTGTACGACGACCTCAGCAACAACGGCAAGAAGCCCACCACGGATGTGCTCAGCTTCTCCCACGTGGAGGCCGACGCAGCAACGCTCACCGCGCTCCAGCTTCCGCCCGGGTCAAAGGTCTACCACTTCACCCGTCTCCGCAAAGTCGGCGGCAAGCCCCTGGCACTCATGGAGAACTGGGTCCGTGACGACATCACCAGCATGGACGAAGCCCAGCTCGCAAGCGAAGGGCTCTACGCCATCCTTCGTCGCGGCGGCGTGAATTTCCGGTTGGCATCCCAGCGCATCGGCGCCATGATCGCCAACGACTACCAGGCCCCACTCCTCGAAGCCGAGGTCGGATCAGCCCTTGTCACCATGGAACGCACCGCGGTGGACGATACCGGACGCATGGTTGAAACGGGCCACCACGTCTACCGGGCAGATTCCTACAGCTTCGAAATGACACTCGTACAGCGCTAA
- the iolD gene encoding 3D-(3,5/4)-trihydroxycyclohexane-1,2-dione acylhydrolase (decyclizing) yields MTVAQAVVEFLSKQYTVDSIDGHEYRERLIPGMFGIFGHGNVAGVGQALKQYQAADPSIMPYYQGRNEQAQAHQAVGYARHTRRRQTFAISTSIGPGSSNLLTGAALATTNRLPVLLLPSDTFATRAADPVLQQLELPYAYDITVNDAFRPLSKFFDRVSRPEQLFSAFHHGLRVLTDPAETGAVTISLPQDVQAEAFDVPEEFLAEREWRIRRPEAEDDDIRRAVEAIRAAKRPLIIAGGGVLYAYANDELAKFAELTGIPVGNTQAGVGVLPWDHKFSLGAIGSTGTTAANAIAAEADLIIGIGTRYEDFTTASRTAFQNPDVKFVNINVAPIDAYKHGTTLPIVADARKALAKLNQALGGYRVGADLEEKVAAEKKRWNAIVDEAFDTRYTPLPAQNEIIGATNKAMDDQDVVICAAGSLPGDLHKMWRVRDPFGYHVEYAYSCMGYEIPGGLGVKRAALAEAAAGGPNRDVVVMVGDGSYLMMHTELVTAVAERIKLIVVLIQNHGYASIGSLSESLGSQRFGTQYRVLDKEQHSFDAGEHLPIDLATNAESLGAKVIRIEPGENVIEALGAAVKEAKAAPETGPIVIHVESDPLLDAPSSESWWDVPVSQVAELESTQQAYKTYTQHKNRQRKLLG; encoded by the coding sequence ATGACCGTGGCGCAGGCCGTGGTCGAGTTTCTTTCCAAGCAGTACACCGTGGATTCCATCGACGGCCACGAGTACCGTGAGCGCCTGATCCCGGGCATGTTCGGTATCTTCGGGCACGGCAACGTTGCTGGCGTTGGCCAGGCGCTGAAGCAGTACCAGGCCGCGGACCCCAGCATCATGCCGTACTACCAGGGCCGCAACGAACAAGCCCAGGCACACCAGGCCGTTGGCTACGCACGGCACACGCGTCGCCGCCAGACGTTCGCGATCAGCACGTCCATCGGTCCGGGTTCCTCGAACCTGCTGACTGGTGCGGCGTTGGCCACCACCAACCGTCTGCCCGTGCTGTTGCTGCCGAGCGACACGTTCGCCACCCGCGCGGCGGATCCTGTGCTGCAGCAGTTGGAGCTGCCGTACGCGTACGACATCACGGTCAACGATGCCTTCCGTCCGCTGTCCAAGTTCTTTGACCGTGTGTCCCGGCCGGAGCAGTTGTTCTCCGCGTTCCACCACGGCCTGCGGGTCCTGACGGACCCTGCCGAGACCGGGGCGGTGACCATCTCCCTGCCGCAGGATGTACAGGCCGAGGCTTTTGACGTTCCCGAAGAATTCCTCGCAGAGCGCGAATGGAGGATCCGCCGTCCCGAGGCCGAGGACGATGACATCCGCCGTGCCGTCGAGGCTATCCGGGCGGCAAAGCGTCCGCTGATCATCGCTGGCGGCGGCGTCCTCTACGCCTACGCCAACGATGAACTCGCGAAGTTCGCTGAGCTGACGGGCATTCCCGTGGGCAATACGCAGGCGGGCGTCGGCGTCCTGCCGTGGGACCACAAATTCTCCCTGGGCGCCATCGGTTCAACCGGCACGACGGCGGCCAACGCCATCGCTGCCGAGGCGGACCTCATCATCGGCATTGGCACGCGCTACGAAGACTTCACCACCGCGTCCCGGACGGCGTTCCAGAACCCGGACGTGAAGTTCGTGAACATCAACGTCGCTCCGATCGATGCGTACAAGCACGGCACCACACTGCCGATCGTCGCTGACGCCCGGAAGGCACTGGCGAAGCTGAACCAGGCGCTCGGCGGCTACCGCGTGGGTGCTGACCTGGAAGAGAAGGTCGCAGCCGAGAAGAAGCGCTGGAACGCGATCGTGGACGAGGCCTTCGACACCCGGTACACGCCGCTGCCCGCGCAGAACGAGATCATCGGCGCCACGAACAAGGCCATGGACGACCAGGATGTTGTCATCTGCGCCGCGGGCTCCCTCCCGGGTGACCTGCACAAGATGTGGCGCGTCCGCGACCCGTTTGGCTACCACGTGGAATACGCGTACTCCTGCATGGGCTACGAGATTCCCGGTGGCTTGGGCGTGAAGCGCGCAGCTCTGGCCGAAGCCGCTGCCGGTGGTCCCAACCGGGATGTCGTGGTCATGGTGGGGGATGGCTCCTACCTGATGATGCACACCGAACTGGTCACCGCCGTCGCCGAACGCATCAAGTTGATCGTGGTCCTGATCCAGAACCACGGCTACGCCTCCATTGGTTCGCTGTCCGAGTCGCTCGGTTCGCAGCGTTTCGGGACACAGTACCGCGTCCTGGACAAGGAACAGCACAGTTTCGACGCCGGTGAGCACCTGCCGATCGATCTTGCCACCAATGCCGAGTCACTCGGCGCGAAGGTCATCCGGATCGAACCGGGCGAGAACGTCATCGAGGCCCTCGGCGCCGCGGTCAAGGAAGCCAAGGCGGCCCCGGAAACCGGCCCGATCGTCATCCACGTCGAGTCCGATCCTCTGCTCGACGCGCCCAGCTCCGAGTCCTGGTGGGACGTCCCCGTCTCCCAGGTCGCCGAACTGGAATCCACCCAGCAGGCCTACAAGACCTACACGCAGCACAAGAACCGCCAGCGCAAGCTGCTCGGCTAA
- a CDS encoding deoxyribose-phosphate aldolase has protein sequence MSLNDDPRRYEHLSRIRLEDPEAVARAAATRRRHPGLKHGVQNFIVAADHPARGALSVGAEPMAMADRRDLLDRLQIALANPAVDGILASPDIMDDLLLLGALDGKLIFGSMNRGGLAGLVNEFDDRFTGHTAAALEALGADGGKMLTRICLGDPDTVATLEATAKAIDSLAERKLIAMVEPFLSVRDAHGKVRNDLRADAVIKSVGIAEGLGSTSAYTWMKLPVVADMERVMASTTLPTVLLGGDPDGSQDEVFASWQAALALPGVRGLTVGRTLLYPHDGDVAGAVATAASLLNSTEPLTAAAEQTSSDRIPVKVSE, from the coding sequence TTGAGCCTGAACGATGATCCCCGCCGTTATGAGCACTTGAGCCGCATCCGGCTCGAGGACCCCGAGGCCGTCGCTCGCGCGGCCGCCACCCGGCGTCGCCATCCAGGTTTGAAGCACGGCGTCCAGAATTTCATCGTTGCGGCAGACCACCCTGCCCGTGGCGCCCTGTCGGTCGGTGCTGAGCCGATGGCGATGGCCGATCGCCGCGACCTTCTGGACCGGCTGCAAATCGCCCTCGCCAATCCCGCGGTGGATGGCATCCTCGCCTCACCGGACATCATGGACGATCTCCTGCTGCTCGGCGCTTTGGACGGCAAACTCATCTTCGGTTCCATGAACCGCGGTGGCCTCGCCGGCCTGGTCAATGAGTTCGATGACCGTTTCACCGGCCACACAGCAGCCGCATTGGAGGCACTCGGCGCTGATGGAGGCAAGATGCTCACGCGTATTTGCCTGGGCGACCCGGACACGGTGGCCACTCTTGAGGCAACCGCCAAGGCCATCGATTCATTGGCTGAGCGCAAGCTCATCGCCATGGTGGAGCCGTTCTTGTCTGTGCGGGACGCCCATGGCAAAGTCCGCAACGACCTCCGCGCGGACGCTGTCATCAAGTCTGTTGGCATCGCCGAGGGCCTTGGTTCCACCAGCGCCTACACCTGGATGAAACTGCCGGTGGTGGCGGACATGGAGCGAGTCATGGCTTCAACTACGCTTCCCACGGTGCTCTTGGGAGGTGACCCTGACGGCTCCCAGGACGAGGTCTTCGCGAGTTGGCAGGCTGCCCTCGCGCTCCCCGGCGTCCGCGGCCTCACAGTTGGCAGGACGCTTCTTTACCCGCACGACGGCGATGTGGCAGGTGCCGTAGCCACCGCCGCCTCGCTGCTGAACAGCACTGAGCCCCTGACGGCTGCTGCCGAGCAAACCTCGTCAGACCGTATTCCAGTAAAAGTATCGGAGTAG
- a CDS encoding sugar phosphate isomerase/epimerase has product MTDVENKLIIGTAPDSWGVWFADDPQQTPWERFLDEVAESGYKWIELGPYGYLPNDPTRLAEELKQRDLQVTAGTVFTAFHRGAKQYDEAWEPARKVAELTAAMGGEHIVVIPAMWRDDVTGEAVENGELTDEQWADLFAGHNRMGKVLLEDFGLHQQFHSHADSHVGAQKDIETLLGATDPQYLSLCLDTGHAEYCGASSLELIKNYPDRIGYLHLKQINPEVLAEVNEKNMTWAAANLAGVMTEPPNGLPDLRAVIEAVEGLNRPIFGIVEQDMYPVAFDVPMPIAKRTRNYLLSCGSRTRVQ; this is encoded by the coding sequence ATGACTGATGTCGAGAACAAGCTCATCATTGGCACCGCCCCGGACTCCTGGGGTGTGTGGTTCGCCGATGACCCCCAGCAGACTCCGTGGGAACGGTTCCTGGATGAGGTTGCTGAATCCGGCTACAAATGGATCGAACTGGGTCCCTACGGCTACCTGCCGAACGATCCCACCCGTTTGGCAGAAGAGCTCAAGCAGCGCGACCTCCAGGTCACTGCCGGCACGGTCTTCACGGCGTTCCACCGCGGTGCCAAGCAGTACGACGAAGCGTGGGAGCCCGCACGCAAGGTTGCCGAACTCACTGCAGCCATGGGTGGCGAGCACATCGTGGTCATTCCCGCGATGTGGCGCGACGACGTCACTGGCGAGGCCGTGGAAAACGGCGAACTGACCGACGAGCAGTGGGCGGACCTCTTCGCCGGACACAACCGCATGGGCAAGGTCCTCCTCGAAGACTTCGGCCTGCACCAGCAGTTCCACTCACACGCCGACTCGCACGTCGGCGCGCAGAAGGACATCGAGACCCTGCTGGGTGCCACGGATCCCCAGTACTTGAGCCTTTGCCTGGACACCGGTCACGCGGAATACTGCGGCGCCTCCAGCCTGGAACTCATCAAGAACTACCCGGACCGCATCGGCTACCTGCACTTGAAGCAGATCAACCCGGAGGTCCTCGCCGAGGTCAACGAGAAAAACATGACCTGGGCAGCCGCCAACCTCGCCGGCGTCATGACCGAGCCGCCGAACGGCCTCCCGGACCTGCGCGCCGTCATCGAAGCAGTTGAGGGCCTCAACCGGCCGATCTTCGGCATCGTGGAACAAGACATGTACCCGGTAGCGTTCGATGTGCCGATGCCCATCGCCAAGCGAACCCGGAACTACCTCCTTTCCTGCGGATCCCGCACACGGGTCCAGTAA
- a CDS encoding Gfo/Idh/MocA family oxidoreductase, with amino-acid sequence MTKTLRVAVIGAGRMGADHIKRLSTRIHGAEVAAVVDVDLARAEAAIEGIDGAVALASADEALNNGDVNAVLIATPGFLHEEILYKALEKDFPILCEKPLTPDADSAWKVVQAEVALGHQRIQVGFMRRFDAEYAALGSIIRNSELGELLMLHHQHRNPTTPEGFTNEMLINDSVVHEFDAIRYFTGEEITSVQVRLGKPTRNAPNGQHDPQHVLLETESGVLADVEIYVNAKFGYQVATQASFEDGIVSIGGDSGPYIQSAGKWGGSVTPGFEERFGAAYDVEVQAWVDAALRGEIGGPTAWDGYATAACCEAGVEAQKSGEKVKVQLNTKPDLYK; translated from the coding sequence GTGACAAAGACTCTCCGTGTCGCAGTCATCGGCGCAGGCCGCATGGGTGCGGACCACATCAAGCGGCTCAGCACGCGCATCCACGGCGCTGAAGTAGCCGCCGTCGTCGACGTCGACCTTGCCCGGGCGGAAGCCGCCATCGAGGGTATCGACGGCGCTGTGGCGCTGGCCAGTGCCGATGAGGCGCTCAACAACGGTGACGTCAACGCAGTGCTGATCGCCACCCCTGGTTTCCTGCACGAGGAAATCCTCTACAAGGCACTGGAGAAGGACTTCCCGATTCTCTGCGAGAAGCCGCTGACCCCTGACGCTGACAGTGCTTGGAAGGTTGTCCAGGCAGAGGTCGCATTGGGCCACCAGCGCATCCAGGTGGGTTTCATGCGACGCTTTGATGCCGAATACGCGGCGCTGGGTTCGATCATCCGCAACAGCGAATTGGGGGAGCTGTTGATGTTGCACCACCAGCACCGCAACCCCACCACGCCGGAGGGCTTCACCAACGAGATGCTGATCAACGACTCCGTGGTTCACGAGTTCGACGCCATCCGCTACTTCACGGGTGAGGAAATTACGTCAGTTCAGGTACGTCTGGGTAAGCCGACGCGCAACGCCCCGAATGGCCAGCACGACCCCCAGCATGTGCTGCTCGAGACCGAATCCGGCGTGTTGGCCGACGTCGAGATCTACGTCAACGCAAAGTTCGGCTACCAGGTTGCCACGCAGGCGTCCTTTGAGGACGGCATCGTGAGCATCGGCGGGGACAGCGGCCCTTACATCCAGTCGGCCGGCAAATGGGGCGGCAGCGTCACCCCGGGCTTCGAGGAGCGCTTCGGAGCAGCGTATGACGTCGAGGTGCAGGCTTGGGTGGACGCCGCCCTCCGCGGCGAAATCGGCGGCCCCACCGCTTGGGACGGCTACGCCACGGCCGCTTGCTGCGAGGCTGGCGTCGAAGCTCAGAAGTCGGGCGAGAAGGTCAAGGTCCAGCTGAACACCAAGCCGGATCTCTACAAGTAG
- a CDS encoding sugar phosphate isomerase/epimerase encodes MKIALDPTPFHHTHSLLEFPRVAADLGYKYLQITPHADLIPFFNHPKADDELVGKLKAACRDAGVEIASVLPVLRWSGPDEDAREAAVRYWKRAIQIAVDLGVQTMNTEFSGRPEKAEESERAFYRSMEELLPIIEREDMDVLIDPHPDDFVEDGLAALRVIRGVNSPNIGMVYVASHTFHMGNKPLEIMRAAGDKLRLVHVSDTMNHHASHGLRYITNPPGNAVRVHQHLKIGDGDVNWDEFFGGLKEIGFLDKENTVMVSSVFAEDENAEDVSRYQLKTMNDYIAGTK; translated from the coding sequence ATGAAGATTGCCCTTGATCCCACACCGTTCCATCACACGCACAGCCTTCTGGAGTTCCCGCGCGTTGCGGCCGATCTAGGCTACAAGTACCTGCAGATAACCCCGCATGCGGACCTCATCCCGTTCTTCAACCACCCCAAGGCCGATGACGAGCTCGTGGGCAAGCTGAAAGCAGCGTGTAGGGATGCCGGCGTCGAGATCGCCTCCGTCCTGCCCGTGCTGCGTTGGTCGGGCCCGGACGAGGACGCCCGCGAGGCTGCGGTCCGCTACTGGAAGCGCGCCATCCAGATCGCCGTGGACCTTGGCGTCCAGACCATGAACACAGAGTTCAGTGGGCGTCCGGAGAAGGCCGAGGAGTCCGAACGCGCGTTCTACCGCTCCATGGAGGAGCTCCTGCCGATCATTGAGCGCGAAGACATGGATGTGCTCATTGATCCCCATCCAGACGACTTCGTGGAAGACGGCCTCGCAGCGCTGCGCGTGATCCGGGGCGTCAACTCCCCGAACATCGGCATGGTCTACGTTGCCTCACACACGTTCCACATGGGCAACAAGCCGTTGGAGATCATGCGTGCAGCTGGCGACAAGCTGCGTTTGGTTCACGTGTCTGACACCATGAACCACCACGCCTCCCACGGCCTCCGGTACATCACCAACCCGCCCGGCAACGCTGTCCGCGTCCACCAGCACCTCAAAATCGGCGACGGCGATGTGAACTGGGACGAATTCTTCGGCGGCTTGAAGGAGATCGGCTTCCTGGACAAGGAGAACACGGTTATGGTCTCGTCGGTGTTCGCAGAGGACGAGAACGCCGAGGATGTTTCCCGCTACCAGCTCAAGACGATGAACGACTACATCGCCGGGACAAAATAA
- the iolC gene encoding 5-dehydro-2-deoxygluconokinase has product MTHELLTIGRISVDIYPNDIGVDLEDVTSFGKYLGGSPSNVAVAAARHGRRTGVITRTGDDAFGNYLHRELHKFNVDDSFVSPVQEYPTAVTFCAIKPPEDFPLYFYGRFPTAPDLQIKAEELDLDAIRDAGIFWSTVTGLCQEPSRSAHLTAHESRPRTGLKEGQFTILDLDYRPMFWSSEEEARAEVAKILPHVTVAIGNDKECAVAVGEGTPDEQADRLLAAGVEIAVVKLGPEGVMAKTRTERVVSAPVPVETVNGLGAGDSFGGAFCHGLLSGWPLSQVLDYANASGAIVASRLSCADAMPTPDEVTSLLAERGRPVPGASSVAASAPAAPTFAEGAVR; this is encoded by the coding sequence GTGACCCACGAACTGCTTACGATCGGGCGCATCAGCGTTGATATCTACCCGAACGACATCGGAGTGGACCTGGAGGACGTGACGTCCTTCGGCAAATACCTGGGAGGCTCGCCCTCCAACGTGGCCGTCGCTGCAGCACGCCACGGCCGCCGCACGGGAGTCATTACCCGCACCGGCGACGACGCGTTCGGAAACTACCTGCACCGGGAACTGCACAAGTTCAACGTTGACGATTCGTTTGTCTCCCCGGTCCAGGAGTACCCGACCGCAGTGACCTTCTGTGCCATCAAGCCACCGGAAGATTTCCCGCTCTACTTCTACGGCCGTTTCCCCACGGCCCCGGACCTGCAGATCAAAGCAGAAGAACTGGACCTGGACGCGATCCGGGATGCCGGCATCTTTTGGTCCACGGTGACCGGCCTCTGCCAGGAACCCAGCCGCAGCGCGCACCTCACCGCTCACGAATCCCGGCCGCGGACTGGCCTCAAGGAAGGTCAGTTCACCATCCTGGACCTCGACTACCGCCCCATGTTCTGGTCCTCGGAAGAGGAAGCCCGTGCAGAAGTTGCCAAGATCCTCCCGCACGTCACAGTCGCGATCGGCAACGACAAGGAATGCGCGGTAGCAGTAGGGGAGGGGACGCCAGACGAACAGGCAGACCGCCTGCTGGCAGCCGGCGTCGAGATCGCCGTCGTGAAGCTTGGTCCGGAAGGCGTCATGGCCAAGACCCGCACCGAGCGCGTCGTTTCGGCTCCCGTCCCGGTTGAAACCGTCAACGGCCTGGGTGCCGGCGATTCCTTTGGCGGCGCTTTCTGCCACGGCTTGTTGTCCGGTTGGCCGCTGTCCCAGGTGCTGGACTACGCAAACGCTTCGGGTGCCATCGTCGCCTCGCGCCTTTCTTGCGCGGACGCGATGCCGACGCCGGATGAGGTCACCTCGCTGCTCGCGGAACGCGGCCGGCCCGTCCCGGGAGCTTCCTCCGTTGCGGCCTCAGCGCCGGCAGCACCTACGTTCGCAGAAGGAGCAGTCCGTTGA